A single window of Ferrimonas balearica DSM 9799 DNA harbors:
- the mrdA gene encoding penicillin-binding protein 2 — protein MRRYRQRVAFRDHAAESALFTRRAIVCFGFVAIMFGVLLSNLYHVQIVDHQAYQTRSNDNRIRLIPVAPNRGLIYDRNGILLADNQPVFALEVVPERVDDMEASLAGLADVLQLSSEQLDTFRERLKGHRRFKPLVLVDQLDEAEVAAFSVNQHRFPGFTVEAGLKRHYPHGASLTHLLGYVARINSQDQLRLEENDEDARYAATRSIGKQGIERFYESQLHGEPGMLEVEVNNRGRIVRTLSAQASQAGTDLHLTLDLPLQKKVEAVLDGRRGAVVAMDPKTGGILAMVSSPSYDPNAFVTGISGKQYSALLNDKNRPLINRATQGQYAPASTVKPHLALLGLETGVVTEDTKIWDPGWWQIPGVERRYRDWKRWGHGWVDLNKAIASSCDTYFYDLAYKTGINDISNFMFQFGFGERTGVDLMEESAGNMPTRDWKRLRYKEPWYIGDTISVGIGQGYWTATPLQLAQSTVILANSGVRHVPHFLAATATDGVRTEQPIIDKPPMVLAKPESWKAIQRSMYLTAHNPMGSGYRQFNDAKYTSAVKTGTGQVFGLAEDAEYDEDNIAEHLRDNALFVGYAPFEDPQIVIAIVLENAGWGGANAGPVARALFDFYLDPESREQDAEEAE, from the coding sequence ATGAGACGTTATCGGCAACGGGTTGCTTTTCGGGATCACGCCGCAGAGTCGGCACTTTTTACGCGACGGGCCATCGTCTGCTTTGGCTTCGTGGCGATCATGTTCGGCGTCCTGCTGAGCAACCTCTATCACGTTCAAATCGTCGATCACCAGGCCTACCAGACGCGTTCCAATGACAACCGTATCCGCCTGATCCCGGTTGCCCCCAACCGCGGCCTGATCTACGACCGCAACGGCATTCTGTTGGCGGACAACCAGCCGGTGTTTGCCCTTGAAGTGGTGCCCGAGCGGGTGGACGACATGGAAGCCAGCCTGGCCGGCCTGGCCGATGTGCTGCAGCTGAGCTCAGAACAGCTGGATACCTTCCGCGAACGCCTCAAAGGCCACCGCCGCTTTAAGCCGCTGGTGCTGGTGGACCAGCTCGATGAAGCCGAAGTGGCCGCATTCAGCGTCAACCAACACCGTTTCCCCGGCTTTACCGTGGAGGCGGGTCTGAAACGTCACTACCCCCATGGCGCCAGCCTGACGCACCTGCTCGGCTACGTGGCCCGCATCAACAGCCAGGACCAGCTCCGGCTGGAGGAAAACGACGAAGACGCGCGTTACGCCGCCACCCGCAGCATCGGCAAACAGGGCATTGAACGCTTCTATGAATCCCAGCTGCACGGCGAACCGGGCATGCTGGAGGTGGAGGTCAACAACCGTGGCCGCATCGTCCGTACCCTCAGCGCCCAGGCCAGCCAGGCCGGCACTGACCTGCACCTGACCCTGGACCTGCCACTGCAGAAGAAAGTGGAAGCCGTACTGGATGGCCGCCGTGGCGCTGTGGTGGCGATGGATCCCAAGACCGGCGGCATCCTCGCCATGGTCTCCAGCCCCAGCTACGACCCCAACGCGTTCGTTACCGGCATCTCCGGCAAACAGTACAGCGCCCTGCTGAACGACAAGAACCGCCCGCTGATCAACCGCGCCACCCAGGGCCAGTATGCCCCGGCTTCCACCGTCAAGCCGCACCTGGCTCTGCTGGGTCTTGAGACGGGCGTGGTCACCGAGGACACCAAAATCTGGGATCCGGGCTGGTGGCAGATCCCCGGCGTGGAGCGCCGCTACCGTGACTGGAAACGCTGGGGCCACGGCTGGGTTGACCTGAACAAGGCGATCGCCTCCTCCTGCGACACCTACTTCTATGATCTGGCTTACAAGACCGGCATCAACGACATCAGTAACTTTATGTTCCAGTTTGGCTTTGGTGAGCGCACCGGCGTCGACCTGATGGAGGAATCCGCCGGTAATATGCCGACCCGGGACTGGAAGCGCCTGCGTTACAAAGAACCCTGGTACATCGGTGACACCATCTCGGTGGGTATCGGTCAGGGCTACTGGACCGCAACGCCGCTGCAGCTGGCCCAATCCACCGTGATCCTGGCCAACTCCGGCGTCCGCCACGTGCCCCATTTCCTGGCGGCCACCGCCACCGATGGGGTGCGCACCGAGCAGCCGATCATCGACAAGCCGCCGATGGTGCTGGCCAAGCCCGAATCGTGGAAAGCGATTCAGCGCTCCATGTACCTGACCGCGCACAACCCGATGGGCAGTGGCTATCGCCAGTTTAACGACGCCAAATACACCTCGGCGGTGAAAACCGGTACCGGACAGGTCTTCGGCCTGGCTGAGGACGCGGAGTACGACGAAGACAACATCGCCGAGCACCTCCGCGATAACGCCCTGTTTGTGGGTTACGCGCCCTTTGAAGATCCGCAGATCGTCATCGCCATCGTGCTGGAAAACGCCGGCTGGGGTGGCGCCAACGCGGGCCCGGTGGCGCGTGCGCTGTTTGATTTCTACCTGGACCCGGAGAGCCGGGAACAGGACGCCGAGGAGGCTGAGTAA
- the rlmH gene encoding 23S rRNA (pseudouridine(1915)-N(3))-methyltransferase RlmH has translation MKLKLIAVGTKMPDWVTKGFTEYQRRFPRDLPLELVEIPAGKRGKNADIDRILDKEGEAMLAAAKGCHIVTLDIPGKPWDTPTLAKQLTRWQLDGRDVAILIGGPEGLAPSCKQAAEQSWSLSNLTLPHPLVRVVMAESLYRAWSINNNHPYHRE, from the coding sequence ATGAAACTGAAGCTGATCGCTGTGGGCACCAAGATGCCCGACTGGGTAACCAAGGGGTTCACTGAGTATCAGCGCCGCTTCCCCCGGGATCTGCCACTGGAACTGGTGGAGATCCCGGCTGGGAAACGGGGCAAGAACGCCGACATCGACCGCATCCTCGACAAAGAGGGTGAAGCGATGCTGGCGGCGGCCAAAGGGTGTCACATCGTGACGCTGGATATCCCGGGCAAACCCTGGGATACCCCCACCCTGGCCAAACAACTGACCCGCTGGCAGCTGGATGGCCGCGATGTCGCCATCCTAATTGGCGGCCCGGAAGGGCTGGCCCCCTCCTGCAAGCAAGCGGCAGAACAGAGTTGGTCCCTGTCCAACCTCACCCTGCCCCATCCGTTGGTTCGCGTTGTGATGGCTGAAAGCCTCTACCGAGCCTGGAGCATCAACAACAATCACCCCTATCATCGCGAATGA
- the rsfS gene encoding ribosome silencing factor: MKPVELKDFAVDKVDDLKARDIVVLDVSDRSDVCDFMVVCTGTSKTHVRSIAEHLVVEAKDAGQQPLGVEGKDTGEWVLVDLSSVIVHVMQEQVRDLYQLEKLWAAHPGQ; encoded by the coding sequence GTGAAACCTGTTGAACTGAAAGATTTTGCTGTAGACAAGGTGGACGATCTGAAAGCCCGGGACATCGTAGTACTGGATGTCTCCGACCGCTCAGACGTTTGCGATTTTATGGTGGTGTGCACTGGCACCTCCAAAACCCACGTACGCTCCATCGCGGAGCACCTGGTGGTTGAGGCCAAAGATGCTGGCCAGCAGCCGCTGGGCGTGGAAGGTAAGGATACCGGCGAATGGGTACTGGTGGATCTCTCCTCTGTGATCGTGCATGTGATGCAGGAGCAGGTGCGGGATCTGTACCAGCTGGAAAAACTCTGGGCCGCGCACCCGGGGCAGTAA
- the nadD gene encoding nicotinate-nucleotide adenylyltransferase, translated as MNPALGFFGGTFDPIHNGHLRSAYEVHQRLGLAQTFLLPNAIPPHKTGPDVSPEQRLAMVELAAADHVELRVDARELQRDAPSYTVDTLTELRAEHPDTPLCFIIGMDSLLSLPRWHQPERILELAHLVVCHRPGYQLASDAPVQSWLARYGCNDPAQLHSQPAGLIHCLAVTQLEIASSTLRQQMAEGYAPHFLLPDPVVRYIEQHGLYGINLGGKGPKSV; from the coding sequence ATGAACCCGGCACTGGGCTTTTTTGGCGGCACCTTCGACCCCATCCACAACGGCCACCTGCGCAGCGCCTATGAGGTGCACCAGCGCCTGGGCCTGGCCCAGACTTTCCTGCTGCCCAATGCCATCCCGCCGCACAAAACCGGCCCGGATGTCAGCCCGGAGCAGCGCCTGGCGATGGTGGAACTGGCCGCCGCTGACCATGTCGAACTGCGGGTGGATGCGCGGGAGCTGCAGCGGGATGCGCCCTCCTACACCGTAGACACCCTGACCGAACTTCGCGCCGAGCATCCGGACACGCCGCTGTGCTTTATCATCGGCATGGATTCCCTGCTCAGCCTGCCCCGCTGGCACCAGCCGGAGCGCATTCTGGAACTGGCCCACCTGGTGGTGTGCCACCGGCCGGGATACCAGCTGGCCAGCGACGCTCCGGTGCAGTCCTGGCTCGCCCGCTACGGCTGCAACGACCCGGCGCAACTGCATTCACAGCCGGCGGGACTTATCCATTGCCTGGCCGTCACCCAGCTGGAGATCGCCTCCAGTACCCTCCGCCAGCAGATGGCCGAGGGCTACGCTCCGCACTTCCTGCTGCCGGATCCGGTGGTCAGGTATATTGAGCAACACGGCCTGTATGGCATCAATCTTGGTGGCAAAGGCCCGAAATCGGTATAA
- the holA gene encoding DNA polymerase III subunit delta, producing MRIFPSQLGQHLNKLPPILMVFGDDVLIREECRDALRQACYRLGAQERLSLVQESPFNWDELRQECQSLSLFASSRVIELELPSLKPGTDGAAVLAELAEELSHQQDLWLLLHGPKAGRDQTNTKWFKALDKHGLYVQALTPEGPHYQRWIAERARRHQLQLDRDGQNYLASLFEGNLLAADQAMAQLALIAPGQRLNQEALAEHLQDQSRYSVFELADALLAGNIDGALKILSQLRQEGTAATLVSWAVNREWALLLGFCAGQANGQSMAELMKAARVWEKRQRLYQNCLNRLGPERISAAMAAAGALEAMLKGEHQDDAAQWLALADLCARFDPQYQPMVAL from the coding sequence ATGCGGATCTTTCCCAGTCAGTTGGGGCAGCACCTGAACAAGCTGCCCCCCATTCTGATGGTGTTTGGCGATGATGTGCTGATCCGCGAAGAGTGTCGTGATGCCCTGCGCCAGGCCTGCTACCGGCTGGGCGCACAGGAGCGCCTTTCGCTGGTTCAGGAATCCCCGTTCAACTGGGATGAACTGCGCCAGGAGTGTCAGTCATTGTCGCTGTTTGCCAGCTCCCGGGTGATCGAGCTGGAACTGCCCAGCCTCAAACCCGGCACCGATGGCGCCGCAGTCTTGGCAGAACTGGCCGAAGAGCTGTCCCACCAGCAGGATCTGTGGCTGTTGCTGCATGGCCCCAAGGCGGGCCGCGACCAGACCAACACCAAGTGGTTCAAGGCTCTGGATAAGCACGGCCTCTATGTTCAGGCCCTGACCCCGGAAGGCCCCCACTACCAGCGTTGGATTGCCGAGCGGGCCCGACGCCACCAGCTGCAGCTGGATCGCGACGGCCAGAACTACCTGGCCAGCCTGTTTGAAGGCAACCTGCTGGCCGCCGATCAGGCGATGGCTCAGTTGGCCCTGATCGCCCCGGGCCAACGCCTGAATCAGGAAGCGCTGGCAGAACACCTGCAGGACCAGTCCCGCTACAGCGTGTTCGAGCTGGCCGACGCCCTGTTGGCCGGCAACATCGATGGCGCCCTCAAGATCCTGTCGCAACTGCGTCAGGAGGGCACCGCGGCCACGCTGGTCAGCTGGGCTGTCAATCGCGAGTGGGCCCTGCTGCTGGGGTTCTGTGCCGGACAGGCCAATGGCCAGTCGATGGCGGAATTGATGAAAGCCGCACGGGTGTGGGAGAAGCGCCAGCGCCTCTACCAGAACTGCCTGAACCGGTTAGGGCCGGAGCGCATCAGCGCCGCCATGGCCGCCGCCGGCGCCCTGGAAGCGATGCTCAAAGGTGAGCATCAGGACGACGCCGCACAGTGGCTGGCACTGGCCGACCTGTGCGCCCGCTTTGACCCGCAATACCAGCCGATGGTGGCCTTATGA
- the lptE gene encoding LPS assembly lipoprotein LptE, whose amino-acid sequence MIRRLLTVFTLFALLATSGCGFRLQSNYQFPEELAQIQLNSADDQGELHRLVKERLRLANIEVVEDDTAPRLWLGQDHLERSTLSLFPSGQVAEYELIYSVTSSITVGEQAPQSFNIEIRRDYLDDPRTALAKNRELELLLGEMRAQAADRIMRALSSTRIDSETAH is encoded by the coding sequence GTGATCCGACGCCTTCTTACCGTATTTACCCTGTTCGCTCTGCTCGCCACCAGCGGTTGTGGTTTCCGCCTGCAGAGCAACTACCAGTTCCCGGAAGAGCTGGCCCAGATCCAACTCAACAGCGCCGACGACCAGGGCGAACTGCACCGCCTGGTGAAAGAGCGCCTGCGCCTCGCCAACATTGAGGTGGTCGAGGACGACACCGCCCCGCGCCTGTGGCTGGGTCAGGATCATCTGGAGCGCTCCACCCTGTCGCTGTTCCCCTCCGGCCAGGTTGCCGAGTACGAGCTGATCTACTCCGTCACCAGCTCCATCACCGTCGGTGAGCAGGCGCCCCAGAGTTTCAATATCGAGATCCGTCGTGACTATCTCGATGACCCCCGTACCGCACTGGCCAAAAACCGCGAACTCGAGCTGCTGCTCGGCGAGATGCGGGCCCAGGCGGCGGACCGCATTATGCGTGCCCTCTCCTCCACCCGCATCGACAGCGAGACCGCCCACTGA